From a single Syngnathus scovelli strain Florida chromosome 2, RoL_Ssco_1.2, whole genome shotgun sequence genomic region:
- the LOC125989280 gene encoding cyclic AMP-responsive element-binding protein 1, which produces MTMEACADTQPSGETGVKQESESGLAQASIASSQATSSSPTVTLVQLPNGQTVQVHGVIQAAQPSVIQSPQVQAVQISTVAESEDSQESVDSVTDSQKRREILSRRPSYRKILNDLSSDAPAVPCIEEEKSEDDSGPAITTVTMPTPIYQTSSGQYIAITQGGAIQLANNGTDGVQGLQALTMANATTGQPGTTILQYAQTSDGQQILLPSNQVVVQAASGDVQAYQIRTAPTSALAPGVVMATSPALGTGTGTEEVTRKREVRLMKNREAARECRRKKKEYVKCLENRVAVLENQNKTLIEELKALKDLYCHKSE; this is translated from the exons ATGACAATGGAAGCTTGTGCCGATACACAACCAAGTGGTGAAACGGGTGTGAAACAGGAGTCTGAGAGTGGCCTGGCCCAG GCTTCCATTGCATCAAGCCAGGCGACGTCCAGCAGTCCTACCGTAACCTTGGTGCAGCTGCCCAACGGCCAAACCGTCCAAGTGCACGGGGTGATCCAAGCGGCTCAGCCTTCGGTTATTCAGTCCCCTCAGGTCCAAGCAGTTCAG ATTTCAACGGTTGCTGAAAGCGAAGACTCTCAGGAGTCTGTAGACAGCGTCACAGATTCTCAGAAGAGGAGAGAGATCCTGTCCAGACGACCTTCGTACAG GAAAATCCTAAACGACTTATCATCAGACGCTCCGGCCGTTCCGTGCATCGAGGAAGAAAAGTCAGAAGACGACTCGGGTCCGGCCATCACCACCGTCACCATGCCCACGCCCATCTACCAAACCAGCAGCGGCCAGTACA TCGCCATCACTCAAGGAGGGGCCATCCAGTTGGCCAATAACGGGACCGACGGCGTTCAGGGTCTGCAAGCTCTCACCATGGCCAATGCTACCACGGGCCAACCCGGAACCACCATCCTGCAATACGCCCAGACCAGTGATGGCCAGCAGATTCTGTTGCCTAGCAACCAGGTGGTTGTACAAG CCGCCTCCGGAGACGTTCAGGCCTATCAGATCCGCACAGCGCCAACCAGCGCCCTCGCCCCCGGGGTTGTCATGGCGACCTCGCCCGCATTGGGCACGGGGACGGGAACAGAGGAAGTCACGCGTAAACGAGAGGTGCGCCTGATGAAAAACAG GGAGGCCGCCCGCGAGTGTCGCAGGAAGAAGAAGGAGTACGTCAAGTGTTTGGAGAATCGCGTGGCCGTGCTGGAGAACCAGAACAAAACCCTCATCGAGGAACTCAAAGCCCTCAAAGACTTGTACTGCCACAAATCCGAGTAG
- the LOC125989279 gene encoding cyclin-Y-like protein 1 isoform X2, translated as MGGSVSCCISPRESPKNHRIELELEECPFTAEDVSEDTGTYLQHISDRELPDELAHEANPSDHPKGTTLFLNKSQTDVREKRKSNYMNNVSPGLVMRKYSSCSTIFLDDSTVSQPNLKNTIKCVALAIYYHIKNRDSSRTLDIFDEQKHPLSRQKVADDYFAVNPEHKLIYRFIRTLFSSAQLTAECAIVTLVYLERLLTYAELDICPCNWKRIVLGAILLASKVWDDQAVWNVDYCQILKDIAVEDMNEMERHFLELLQFNINVPASVYAKYYFDLRSLADDNNFGFLLEPLSNKRAQKLEAISRLCEDRYKNLSKTCLRKSVSADNLGAVKNTKAILS; from the exons ATGGGTGGGTCGGTGTCCTGCTGCATCTCTCCAAGAGAGAGTCCGAAGAACCACAGGatagagctggagctggaggaaTGTCCTTTCACTGCAGAGGATGTGAGTGAAGATACTGGAACCTACCTGCAACACATCAGTGACAGAGAGCTTCCTGACG AACTGGCCCATGAGGCAAACCCGTCGGACCACCCGAAAGGCACCACCCTGTTCCTGAACAAGTCTCAGACGGATG tgCGAGAGAAAAGGAAAAGCAACTACATGAACAAT GTGTCTCCTGGCCTTGTGATGAGGAAGTACAGCTCCTGCTCCACAATCTTCCTCGATGACAGCACAGTCAGCCAGCCAAACCTCAAGAACACCATCAAATG TGTGGCGTTGGCTATTTACTATCACATCAAAAACAG GGATTCCAGCCGCACACTGGACATATTTGATGAGCAGAAACACCCGCTGTCG CGGCAAAAAGTTGCAGACGACTATTTTGCAGTGAACCCCGAGCACAAGCTCATCTACCGCTTCATCCGCACGCTCTTCAGCTCTGCCCAGCTGACCGCCGAATGCGCCATTGTGACACTG GTGTACTTGGAGCGGCTGCTAACTTACGCAGAACTGGACATCTGTCCGTGCAACTGGAAGCGGATTGTTTTAGGTGCCATCTTGCTGGCCTCGAAGGTCTGGGACGACCAGGCGGTTTGGAATGTGGACtactgccagatcctcaaagacatcgcTGTGGAGGACAT gaatgaGATGGAGCGTCACTTCCTTGAGTTGCTCCAGTTCAACATCAACGTTCCGGCCAGTGTCTACGCTAAATACTACTTCGACTTGCGCTCGCTCGCCGATGACAACAACTTCGGCTTCCTCTTGGAGCCGCTCAGCAACAAGCGGGCTCAAAAGTTAGAG GCCATCTCAAGGCTATGTGAGGACCGCTACAAGAACCTGAGCAAAACCTGTTTGCGGAAGTCCGTCAGTGCAGACAACTTGGGTGCTGTGAAGAACACAAAGGCGATATTGTCTTAA
- the LOC125989279 gene encoding cyclin-Y-like protein 1 isoform X1: MGGSVSCCISPRESPKNHRIELELEECPFTAEDVSEDTGTYLQHISDRELPDGEKNAPSSELYRIYLDKLDSLSELAHEANPSDHPKGTTLFLNKSQTDVREKRKSNYMNNVSPGLVMRKYSSCSTIFLDDSTVSQPNLKNTIKCVALAIYYHIKNRDSSRTLDIFDEQKHPLSRQKVADDYFAVNPEHKLIYRFIRTLFSSAQLTAECAIVTLVYLERLLTYAELDICPCNWKRIVLGAILLASKVWDDQAVWNVDYCQILKDIAVEDMNEMERHFLELLQFNINVPASVYAKYYFDLRSLADDNNFGFLLEPLSNKRAQKLEAISRLCEDRYKNLSKTCLRKSVSADNLGAVKNTKAILS; the protein is encoded by the exons ATGGGTGGGTCGGTGTCCTGCTGCATCTCTCCAAGAGAGAGTCCGAAGAACCACAGGatagagctggagctggaggaaTGTCCTTTCACTGCAGAGGATGTGAGTGAAGATACTGGAACCTACCTGCAACACATCAGTGACAGAGAGCTTCCTGACGGTGAGAAAAATGCACCATCCTCGGAACTATACAGAATTTATTTGGATAAACTTGACTCACTTTCAGAACTGGCCCATGAGGCAAACCCGTCGGACCACCCGAAAGGCACCACCCTGTTCCTGAACAAGTCTCAGACGGATG tgCGAGAGAAAAGGAAAAGCAACTACATGAACAAT GTGTCTCCTGGCCTTGTGATGAGGAAGTACAGCTCCTGCTCCACAATCTTCCTCGATGACAGCACAGTCAGCCAGCCAAACCTCAAGAACACCATCAAATG TGTGGCGTTGGCTATTTACTATCACATCAAAAACAG GGATTCCAGCCGCACACTGGACATATTTGATGAGCAGAAACACCCGCTGTCG CGGCAAAAAGTTGCAGACGACTATTTTGCAGTGAACCCCGAGCACAAGCTCATCTACCGCTTCATCCGCACGCTCTTCAGCTCTGCCCAGCTGACCGCCGAATGCGCCATTGTGACACTG GTGTACTTGGAGCGGCTGCTAACTTACGCAGAACTGGACATCTGTCCGTGCAACTGGAAGCGGATTGTTTTAGGTGCCATCTTGCTGGCCTCGAAGGTCTGGGACGACCAGGCGGTTTGGAATGTGGACtactgccagatcctcaaagacatcgcTGTGGAGGACAT gaatgaGATGGAGCGTCACTTCCTTGAGTTGCTCCAGTTCAACATCAACGTTCCGGCCAGTGTCTACGCTAAATACTACTTCGACTTGCGCTCGCTCGCCGATGACAACAACTTCGGCTTCCTCTTGGAGCCGCTCAGCAACAAGCGGGCTCAAAAGTTAGAG GCCATCTCAAGGCTATGTGAGGACCGCTACAAGAACCTGAGCAAAACCTGTTTGCGGAAGTCCGTCAGTGCAGACAACTTGGGTGCTGTGAAGAACACAAAGGCGATATTGTCTTAA
- the mettl21a gene encoding protein N-lysine methyltransferase METTL21A, with amino-acid sequence MALVPYVENVVPALSKLQNSSSRFHFASHEINIAQDWRKLGVAAVVWDAAVVLCMYMELGHVDLKGKVSIELGAGTGLVGIVAALLGAKVTVTDRKCALDFLSTNVKSNLPPDLRESVAVSELSWGEGLARFPAGGFDLVLGADIVYLEDTFVPLIETLEHLCADSTVVLLACRIRYERDSKFLNMLKEKFTVEEVHYDNDKDIHIYKAQKHLPRSDL; translated from the exons ATGGCTCTGGTTCCGTATGTAGAGAATGTGGTGCCAGCGCTTTCCAAACTCCAAAATTCATCATCGCGTTTTCATTTCGCCAGCCATGAGATCAACATAGCCCAGGATTGGAGGAAACTTGGAGTAGCAGCAGTTGTGTGGGACGCG gccgtTGTGTTGTGTATGTACATGGAGCTGGGCCATGTGGATCTCAAGGGAAAAGTGTCCATTGAGCTAGGGGCAGGCACCGGACTAGTGGGCATCGTTGCAGCCCTGTTAG GTGCTAAAGTGACCGTCACTGACAGAAAGTGTGCTCTGGACTTCCTTTCTACCAATGTCAAATCCAACCTGCCACCTGACCTCCGGGAATCTGTGGCGGTGTCTGAACTTTCTTGGGGCGAGGGGTTGGCCCGCTTCCCAGCTGGGGGCTTCGATCTAGTCTTGGGAGCTGACATTGTTTACCTGGAGGACACATTCGTGCCGCTGATAGAGACACTTGAGCACTTATGTGCGGATTCCACCGTGGTGCTGCTGGCTTGCAGGATCCGCTATGAACGAGATAGCAAGTTTTTAAATATGCTGAAGGAGAAGTTCACCGTCGAGGAGGTTCACTATGACAACGACAAGGACATTCATATATACAAAGCTCAGAAGCATCTACCCAGGAGTGATTTATGA